In Nocardioides dokdonensis FR1436, the following are encoded in one genomic region:
- a CDS encoding glutaredoxin family protein, whose product MNEPAQARVRLYSRPGCHLCDEARVVVEGVCAELGERYDEVDIDGDPELTHRFGEEIPVTFVDGRQHDYWRVDADRLRRALAR is encoded by the coding sequence ATGAACGAGCCTGCGCAGGCGCGGGTGCGGCTCTACTCCCGACCCGGCTGCCACCTCTGCGACGAGGCGCGCGTGGTCGTGGAGGGGGTCTGCGCGGAGCTGGGGGAACGCTACGACGAGGTCGACATCGACGGTGACCCCGAGCTGACCCATCGTTTCGGCGAGGAGATCCCGGTGACCTTCGTCGACGGACGCCAGCACGACTACTGGCGCGTCGACGCCGACCGGCTGCGCCGGGCCCTGGCCCGCTGA
- a CDS encoding class I adenylate-forming enzyme family protein codes for MDEGTTQERPGADADGGDERPGDLSDLVVVAASETPDKLALVEADGRSVTWVELEAEVARLAHGLSSVGVVAGYRVVMVLENTIEFVTTYLAVLRVHGVAVPVNPRSTVGEMVRILADSGARLVVADASALGTVRAAIAALEAAHAGTGATEEVAEHLPEDLLVRAAHPRLVVVGGDAAPGEWSYAALRGVETTVEVPRVRDPERLAVLLYTSGTSGHPRAAMLSHRALLANIDQVGSVRPAMMHGDDVVLGVLPLFHVYGLNAVLGSVLRHRAKLVLVRDHDPETILDVVDDEACSVLPLAPPVFRHWRDDDSLAERLGPVRVILSGSAPLDPDAVARFTASTGLPVHQGYGLTEAAPVVTSTLDGDDDPTPGSVGRALPGIEIRLVEESGQVPEPGDPGEIRIRGANLFSGYWPDGADGPDAEGWWSTGDVGLLDPRGELFLVDRVKELVIVSGFNVYPTEVEDVIREVAGVREAAVIGVADQDTGEAVVAYVVAPETDPTEVAAEVRAWCEERLARFKVPSRIEVVDSLPVTGTGKVRKGSLRAQERRRMLELLA; via the coding sequence ATGGATGAGGGCACCACGCAGGAGCGTCCCGGCGCGGATGCCGACGGCGGCGACGAGCGGCCCGGTGACCTGAGCGACCTGGTCGTGGTGGCCGCCTCCGAGACGCCGGACAAGCTGGCGCTCGTCGAGGCCGATGGCCGCAGCGTCACCTGGGTCGAGCTCGAGGCCGAGGTGGCCCGTCTGGCGCACGGACTCTCCTCGGTCGGTGTCGTGGCTGGTTACCGCGTCGTGATGGTCCTGGAGAACACGATCGAGTTCGTCACCACCTACCTCGCCGTCCTGCGCGTGCACGGCGTGGCGGTCCCCGTGAACCCCCGGTCCACGGTCGGTGAGATGGTCCGCATCCTGGCGGACTCGGGGGCCCGCCTCGTCGTGGCCGACGCCAGCGCCCTGGGCACGGTCCGGGCCGCGATCGCCGCCCTCGAGGCCGCGCACGCCGGCACCGGGGCGACCGAGGAGGTGGCTGAGCACCTTCCGGAAGACCTGCTGGTCCGCGCGGCCCATCCGCGACTCGTGGTGGTCGGCGGCGACGCCGCGCCGGGGGAGTGGTCCTACGCCGCGCTGCGCGGGGTCGAGACCACGGTCGAGGTGCCCCGGGTCCGCGACCCCGAGCGGCTCGCGGTGCTGCTCTACACCTCCGGCACCTCCGGCCACCCCCGCGCCGCGATGCTCAGCCACCGCGCGCTGCTGGCCAACATCGACCAGGTCGGCAGCGTCCGGCCGGCGATGATGCACGGCGACGACGTGGTCCTCGGGGTGCTCCCCCTCTTCCACGTCTACGGGCTCAACGCGGTGCTCGGCAGCGTCCTGCGCCACCGGGCCAAGCTGGTGCTGGTGCGTGACCACGACCCCGAGACGATCCTCGACGTCGTCGACGACGAGGCGTGCAGCGTGCTGCCGCTGGCCCCGCCGGTCTTCCGGCACTGGCGCGACGACGACAGCCTCGCCGAGCGGCTCGGGCCGGTGCGGGTGATCCTGTCCGGCTCCGCTCCGCTCGACCCGGACGCCGTGGCGCGCTTCACCGCCTCGACCGGTCTGCCGGTCCACCAGGGGTACGGGCTGACCGAGGCCGCCCCCGTGGTCACGAGCACCCTGGACGGCGACGACGACCCGACACCCGGATCGGTGGGTCGGGCGCTGCCCGGCATCGAGATCCGTCTCGTCGAGGAGTCCGGGCAGGTGCCGGAGCCCGGAGACCCCGGTGAGATCCGGATCCGTGGCGCCAACCTCTTCAGCGGCTACTGGCCCGACGGTGCCGACGGTCCCGACGCCGAGGGCTGGTGGTCGACCGGGGACGTCGGGCTGCTCGACCCTCGCGGCGAGCTGTTCCTCGTCGACCGGGTCAAGGAGCTCGTCATCGTCTCGGGCTTCAACGTCTACCCCACCGAGGTGGAGGACGTCATCCGGGAGGTGGCGGGCGTGCGCGAGGCGGCCGTCATCGGCGTCGCCGACCAGGACACCGGCGAGGCGGTGGTCGCCTACGTCGTGGCGCCGGAGACCGACCCGACCGAGGTCGCGGCGGAGGTCCGTGCCTGGTGCGAGGAGCGGCTGGCCCGCTTCAAGGTGCCCAGCCGGATCGAGGTCGTCGACTCCCTGCCCGTCACGGGGACCGGCAAGGTCCGCAAGGGATCGCTGCGGGCCCAGGAGCGCCGCCGCATGCTCGAGCTCCTCGCATGA
- a CDS encoding HAD family hydrolase, with protein sequence MTPPAERRTLPNLQQRSTLAGEAAAAAAEVEHALATPSDPTAAAFFDVDNTIMQGASIFHLARGLHRRKFFSTREIAGAAWKQAYFRFVGVEDPEHVADARNSALGFIAGHTVAELEELTEEIFEEAMAHRIWPGTRAQAQLHLDQGQRVWLVTAAPIEIAQVIARRLGLTGAMGTVAEHEDGVYTGRLVGDMLHGPAKAEAVQALATREGLDLQACSAYSDSFNDLPMLTLVGDPCAINPDGKLRAHARQQGWRVRDYRTGRKAARAGLVLGAAAGAVSGTVAAGVALRSRHR encoded by the coding sequence GTGACCCCGCCAGCCGAGCGTCGGACCCTGCCGAACCTCCAGCAACGCTCCACGCTGGCGGGCGAGGCCGCTGCGGCCGCGGCCGAGGTGGAGCACGCGCTGGCAACCCCCAGCGACCCCACCGCGGCGGCCTTCTTCGACGTCGACAACACGATCATGCAGGGCGCCAGCATCTTCCACCTCGCGCGCGGCCTGCACCGCCGGAAGTTCTTCTCCACCCGCGAGATCGCCGGGGCGGCCTGGAAGCAGGCCTACTTCCGCTTCGTCGGCGTCGAGGACCCCGAGCACGTCGCCGACGCCCGCAACTCGGCCCTGGGCTTCATCGCCGGCCACACCGTCGCCGAGCTGGAGGAGCTGACCGAGGAGATCTTCGAGGAGGCCATGGCGCACCGGATCTGGCCGGGCACCCGCGCCCAGGCCCAGCTGCACCTCGACCAGGGTCAGCGGGTCTGGCTGGTCACCGCCGCCCCGATCGAGATCGCCCAGGTCATCGCCCGCCGCCTCGGGCTCACCGGCGCGATGGGCACGGTCGCCGAGCACGAGGACGGCGTCTACACCGGCCGCCTGGTCGGGGACATGCTCCACGGGCCGGCCAAGGCCGAGGCCGTGCAGGCACTGGCCACCCGTGAGGGACTCGACCTTCAGGCCTGCTCGGCGTACTCCGACTCCTTCAACGACCTTCCGATGCTCACCCTCGTCGGCGACCCGTGCGCCATCAACCCCGACGGCAAGCTGCGCGCCCACGCCCGGCAGCAGGGCTGGCGGGTCCGCGACTACCGCACCGGACGGAAGGCCGCCCGGGCCGGACTGGTGCTGGGCGCGGCCGCTGGTGCGGTCAGCGGCACCGTCGCCGCGGGCGTGGCCCTGCGCTCGCGACACCGCTGA
- a CDS encoding redox-sensing transcriptional repressor Rex — MTERTSSEASRDIPEATVARLPVYLRALTGLSDAGTATCSSEDLATAAGVNSAKLRKDLSYLGSYGTRGVGYDVEYLSYQIAREIGVTQDWPVVIVGIGNLGHALANFSGFRSRGFRVVALLDADPRRHEEVVAGVDVRPFSDLEEIVHEHGVAIGVISTPAPAAQDVADHMVAAGIRSILNFAPTVLTVPAGVDVRKVDLSIELQILAYHEQRKGHAASAAAAVERGPALEGRPV; from the coding sequence GTGACCGAACGGACCTCCTCCGAGGCGTCGCGGGACATCCCCGAGGCGACAGTCGCGCGGCTGCCGGTCTACCTGCGAGCCCTCACGGGGCTGTCGGACGCGGGGACCGCCACCTGCTCCAGCGAGGACCTCGCGACCGCGGCCGGCGTCAACAGCGCCAAGCTGCGCAAGGACCTCTCCTACCTCGGCAGCTACGGCACCCGCGGCGTGGGCTACGACGTCGAGTACCTCAGCTACCAGATCGCGCGCGAGATCGGCGTCACCCAGGACTGGCCCGTGGTCATCGTCGGCATCGGCAACCTGGGGCATGCGCTGGCCAACTTCTCGGGCTTCCGCAGCCGCGGGTTCCGGGTGGTCGCGCTGCTCGACGCCGACCCGCGTCGGCACGAGGAGGTCGTCGCCGGCGTCGACGTGCGCCCCTTCTCGGACCTGGAGGAGATCGTCCACGAGCACGGCGTGGCCATCGGAGTGATCTCCACCCCGGCCCCCGCCGCCCAGGACGTCGCCGACCACATGGTCGCTGCCGGCATCCGCAGCATCCTCAACTTCGCGCCGACGGTGCTCACCGTCCCCGCCGGGGTCGACGTCCGCAAGGTCGACCTGTCCATCGAGCTGCAGATCCTGGCCTACCACGAGCAGCGCAAGGGCCACGCGGCCAGCGCCGCGGCCGCGGTCGAGCGCGGTCCCGCCCTGGAAGGAAGGCCCGTATGA